Proteins encoded together in one Etheostoma cragini isolate CJK2018 chromosome 11, CSU_Ecrag_1.0, whole genome shotgun sequence window:
- the LOC117952749 gene encoding olfactory receptor 56A5-like has translation MKSNNSLNPLYFRFTLFADFGPFRYLFFSLCLLLYMTIVSANVVIILTVYLEKSLHQPMYIFITCLSLNSLYGSAGFFPRFLMDLLSDTHLISRPLCFIQIYIIYTYVSCEMTFLSIMAYDRFVAICQPLHYHSKMTFKMVTHLVMFAVLYPVFVVGFMLYLTVRLPLCGDKLNRLFCSNWPVVQLSCVDTTLNSILGQSLLVTTIFILLFFVLYTYLRILLVCRRSSSEFRGKAFQTCLPHIITFITYSLSVFCEMSLTRFEADKMNPIITVVLSLEYLMIPPINNPLVYGLSLPQIKGVIVRFLKKIPAAKL, from the coding sequence ATGAAGAGCAACAACAGTCTGAATCCTTTGTATTTTCGGTTCACTCTGTTTGCAGACTTTGGGCCCTTCAGATATCTATTCTTCAGTCTGTGTCTGTTGCTCTACATGACTATTGTCTCTGCTAACGTTGTCATTATTCTGACAGTCTATCTGGAGAAGTCTCTGCATCAGCCCATGTATATTTTTATCACCTGTCTGTCTTTAAACTCTCTGTACGGCTCAGCCGGCTTCTTCCCCAGGTTTCTGATGGACCTTCTGTCTGACACTCATTTAATCTCACGTCCATTATGTTTCATTCagatatatataatttataccTATGTATCATGTGAGATGACTTTCCTCAGCATCATGGCCTATGATAGATTTGTTGCCATTTGCCAGCCTTTACACTATCacagtaaaatgacatttaagatgGTAACACATCTTGTGATGTTTGCCGTGCTCTACCCTGTATTTGTTGTGGGTTTCATGCTCTATCTTACTGTCCGTTTACCGCTGTGTGGCGATAAACTGAATAGGCTGTTCTGTTCCAACTGGCCTGTGGTCCAGCTCTCCTGTGTGGACACAACTCTGAACAGCATATTAGGTCAGTCTCTTTTGGTCACAACCATCTTTatcctcctcttctttgtcCTGTACACCTATCTCCGTATTCTGCTTGTTTGCAGGAGAAGCTCGTCTGAATTCAGAGGAAAGGCGTTCCAGACCTGCCTGCCTCACATCATCACATTCATCAcctattctctctctgtcttctgtgaGATGTCATTGACTCGATTTGAGGCTGATAAAATGAATCCTATCATCACAGTTGTTTTATCTTTAGAGTATTTGATGATCCCCCCCATTAATAACCCGCTAGTTTACGGCCTGAGTCTGCCTCAAATCAAAGGAGTGATTGTTAGATTTTTGAAGAAGATTCCTGCTGCAAAACTGTAA